One Leifsonia shinshuensis DNA window includes the following coding sequences:
- the kdpC gene encoding potassium-transporting ATPase subunit KdpC, with translation MNRLRGAWRQYWVAIRAMIVLTVALGVAYTFVVTGIGQLALPAQANGSMITQDGKTVGSALIGQAFTDAKGNPLPQWFQSRPSAATSNGPAGYDAAASSGSNLATGNPAQVKAVQERTAAIEKLDGVPASAIPSDAVTASGSGLDPHISPAYALLQVKRVAEARGLPEATVKKLVESRIQARDLGYLGDPTVNVLQLNLALAQLGR, from the coding sequence ATGAACCGCCTCCGCGGCGCCTGGCGCCAGTACTGGGTCGCCATCCGCGCCATGATCGTGCTCACGGTCGCGCTCGGCGTCGCCTACACGTTCGTCGTGACCGGGATCGGGCAGCTCGCCCTCCCGGCCCAGGCGAACGGGTCGATGATCACGCAGGACGGCAAGACCGTCGGCTCGGCGCTGATCGGGCAGGCCTTCACGGACGCGAAGGGGAACCCTCTGCCGCAGTGGTTCCAGTCCCGTCCGTCGGCGGCGACCTCGAACGGCCCCGCCGGCTACGACGCGGCCGCGTCCTCCGGCAGCAACCTCGCCACCGGGAACCCGGCGCAGGTGAAGGCCGTGCAGGAACGCACCGCCGCCATCGAGAAGCTGGACGGCGTGCCGGCGTCGGCGATCCCGTCGGACGCGGTCACCGCCTCCGGCTCGGGGCTCGACCCGCACATCTCGCCCGCCTACGCACTGCTGCAGGTGAAGCGCGTCGCCGAGGCTCGCGGACTCCCCGAAGCAACGGTGAAGAAGCTGGTCGAGTCTAGGATTCAAGCACGGGACCTCGGCTACCTCGGGGACCCGACCGTGAACGTGCTCCAGCTCAACCTGGCGCTCGCCCAGCTCGGCCGCTGA
- the kdpB gene encoding potassium-transporting ATPase subunit KdpB: MTTIHSTATRTVATPAGAFSARQLVAALPGALRKLDPRFMWRNPVMFIVEVGAALTTVIAVAQPFVGAGGSGPATLAFTWSIAVWLWLTVLFANLAESVAEGRGKAQAATLRKTRSTTVATRVAHYDETGDPEALTAATAQVASSELKLGDVVVVTTGELIPGDGDVIRGIATVDESAITGESAPVVRESGGDRSAVTGGTRVLSDRIVVRITSKPGETFVDRMIALVEGASRQKTPNEIALNILLASLSIIFVIVVLVLQPVAGYSDVSPTVPVLVALLVCLIPTTIGALISAIGIAGMDRLVQHNVLAMSGRAVEAAGDVTTLLLDKTGTITYGNRRASEFTAVGGTAGDQLVRAAAESSLSDPTPEGVSVVELAETLGYQRPEQIDGEIVPFTAQTRMSGLDLPDGSQVRKGAASAVVAWVRETTPPSAASLDELDREVERISQVGGTPLAVATRDADGTARLLGVVYLKDIVKEGLADRFADLRKMGIRTVMVTGDNPLTAKAIAAEAGVDDFLAEAKPEDKLALIRREQEGGALVAMTGDGTNDAPALAQADVGVAMNTGTSAAKEAGNMVDLDSDPTKLIDIVRIGKQLLITRGALTTFSIANDVAKYFAIIPAMFVGAFPGLAVLNVMGLHSPASAILSAVIFNAIVIVLLIPLALRGVRYRPSAASSLLGRNLLIYGLGGIIAPFIGIKLIDLVVALIPGF; this comes from the coding sequence ATGACCACCATCCACTCGACCGCGACCAGAACGGTCGCCACCCCGGCCGGGGCGTTCTCGGCCCGGCAGCTCGTCGCCGCCCTCCCCGGGGCGCTGCGGAAGCTCGACCCGCGCTTCATGTGGCGCAACCCGGTGATGTTCATCGTGGAGGTCGGCGCGGCGCTCACCACCGTGATCGCCGTGGCCCAGCCGTTTGTCGGCGCGGGTGGCTCGGGACCGGCGACGCTCGCCTTCACCTGGAGCATCGCCGTGTGGCTCTGGCTCACCGTGCTGTTCGCCAACCTGGCCGAGTCGGTCGCCGAAGGCCGCGGCAAGGCGCAGGCGGCCACCCTCCGCAAGACCCGCTCCACCACGGTGGCGACGCGGGTGGCCCACTACGACGAGACCGGCGACCCGGAGGCGCTGACCGCCGCGACGGCGCAGGTCGCCTCCAGCGAGCTGAAGCTCGGGGACGTGGTGGTGGTCACGACGGGCGAGCTGATCCCCGGCGACGGGGACGTCATCCGCGGCATCGCCACGGTGGACGAGTCGGCCATCACCGGTGAGTCCGCCCCGGTGGTCCGCGAGTCCGGGGGCGACCGCAGCGCGGTGACGGGCGGAACGCGCGTGCTGTCCGACCGGATCGTGGTGCGGATCACCAGCAAGCCGGGCGAGACCTTCGTCGACCGGATGATCGCGCTCGTCGAGGGCGCCTCCCGGCAGAAGACCCCCAACGAGATCGCCCTCAACATCCTGCTGGCCAGCCTGTCGATCATCTTCGTGATCGTCGTGCTGGTCCTCCAGCCCGTCGCCGGCTACTCGGACGTCTCCCCGACCGTGCCGGTGCTCGTCGCCCTGCTGGTCTGCCTCATCCCGACGACGATCGGCGCGCTCATCTCGGCCATCGGCATCGCCGGCATGGACCGCCTGGTGCAGCACAACGTGCTCGCCATGTCGGGACGCGCGGTGGAGGCGGCGGGCGACGTGACCACGCTGCTGCTCGACAAGACCGGCACCATCACCTACGGCAACCGCCGGGCCAGCGAGTTCACGGCGGTCGGCGGCACCGCGGGCGACCAGTTGGTGCGGGCGGCGGCGGAGTCCTCGCTGAGCGACCCGACGCCGGAGGGCGTCTCGGTGGTGGAGCTGGCGGAGACGCTCGGTTACCAGCGGCCCGAGCAGATCGACGGCGAGATCGTGCCGTTCACGGCGCAGACCCGGATGAGCGGCCTCGACCTCCCCGACGGCTCGCAGGTGCGCAAGGGCGCGGCGAGCGCCGTCGTCGCCTGGGTGCGCGAGACCACCCCGCCCTCGGCCGCCTCCCTGGACGAGCTGGACCGCGAGGTCGAGCGCATCTCCCAGGTCGGCGGCACTCCGCTGGCCGTGGCGACGCGCGACGCGGACGGCACGGCCCGGCTGCTCGGCGTCGTCTACCTCAAGGACATCGTCAAGGAGGGTCTGGCCGACCGGTTCGCCGACCTCCGGAAGATGGGCATCCGCACCGTCATGGTCACCGGCGACAACCCGCTGACCGCCAAGGCGATCGCGGCGGAGGCCGGCGTGGACGACTTCCTCGCCGAGGCGAAGCCGGAGGACAAACTCGCGCTCATCCGCCGGGAGCAGGAGGGCGGCGCTCTGGTCGCGATGACCGGCGACGGCACCAACGACGCCCCCGCGCTCGCCCAGGCCGACGTCGGCGTGGCGATGAACACCGGCACCTCGGCGGCGAAGGAGGCCGGCAACATGGTCGACCTCGACTCCGACCCGACCAAGCTGATCGACATCGTCCGGATCGGCAAGCAGCTCCTGATCACCCGCGGCGCGCTCACCACGTTCTCGATCGCGAACGACGTGGCGAAGTACTTCGCGATCATCCCGGCGATGTTCGTCGGCGCGTTCCCCGGCCTCGCCGTGCTCAACGTGATGGGCCTGCACTCGCCGGCCTCCGCCATCCTCTCCGCGGTGATCTTCAACGCGATCGTGATCGTGCTGCTCATCCCGCTCGCCCTGCGCGGCGTGCGCTACCGGCCGTCGGCGGCGTCCTCGCTGCTCGGCCGCAATCTCCTCATCTACGGGCTCGGCGGGATCATCGCCCCGTTCATCGGCATCAAGCTGATCGACCTCGTCGTCGCCCTGATCCCCGGCTTCTGA